gaaaaaagaaagcattgAGCGAGGGGCAAAAAGCTCCCCGAGGTGCTATTAAAACCATAATCCAGTTTTCTCCATCACAGTCCCGGGACGACATTAAGTCGAAATGATGCATTACACAGGAAGCCATCCCATTTCTTTTATTAATCACTCTTTCTGTTTCTGGGGGTCTTTTGTTCCCctgacctctttttttttgttcatcgTCCCTTTTCATTATCCTGGAATGATGGGGTGGAAAACTAGGCCGAATCTgtcgctgctgcagctccatttttgtcctcagcctctcctccccctttgtcctttttcttcccccctttcttcctttctttttctagcctctctttctccttcttcagcCTCTCCTTTTcagccttttccttttccttcttttccttcagttttttcttctcatcttccttttccttcttcttaccttctttgcttttcttcttcttctttccttcttcttctccagtTGTGGCACCAGCTGCTGACACCGCTTCTTTTTTCGAATCTGGACATGGCGGTAGAGGGGCGTTGTTCGCGGTCGGAGAAGGGATAGTAGGAGTGATTTGCTCAGAGACGATCTTAGGGGAGGGGGCCAGAGTgctgggtggtggtggtggtggtgcactTTGTGCTGGGACTGAAGCTTCAGGCGGGCCCTGTGCTGAGGTGCCTTCTGAGGGCCCGCGTGAAGAGCCAGCCGCACTCCCGACTAAGGGGCTCTGAACGTGAGGTGCTGACGCCTTCTGACCTGCCCCTGGGGGAATGGGAGGTTTATGGCTGGGGCCTCGGCCCGGGCTTGATGTTACCGCAGGTGCCGACTGCGGCAGCAGGCCCTCCATTCCTGACGGCCCTGAGAAGGAGCCCTTCTTGGTTTGGGTGTGGAAAGGAACCTTAGACTTGCGGAAGCCAGGGAGTGAAAGGAGGCTGGACGAGGCCCTGAGTGGCCCTGGTGCAGGGGCCGAGCTTCCCAGGAAAGAGAAGCTGCCACCGGAGCTGATAGCGGCAGCACGTCGTTTGTGCTCAAAGATGGCTCTCGTACCGTGGAGCCGTCGGCCCGGCTGGTGTGTCAGCTCCCCTCTGGACTCCCTCCACTTCCTCACCTGGACGCTGCACTCCCTCTCTATAAGCGCCTCTGTCACTGGAAGCATAATAATCTGGACGACAACACATCAGACAGACatggatgagacagacagaggaagtgaagaTTACCAGACCGGGCACTACAGGACAGAATGACTCATAGCTCGTGTCTCTgagtaaaaacagaagcagatttTACTTGTATACATGTCTGAGAAAGAAAGACCCACCTCTTGTACCATTATGTCCTCTCTGATCGTGTCGGGTGAAATATTTCTCAGACGCTCCATGGTTTCATACATGCCCTGTAGTTCTCGAAGTTTATCCACAGAGCCAAGCATTTGTTTCAGTAGCACCAGGCCCACACGAAACACTATTTTCACTCCTACAACCAGAGTTAAGTTAAGCTTCAGCCCAACTACAGAGCAAAAAGAAATACTCAATATTTTATAGTCAACACTATTCAATTTTACAAATTCTTAAAACTGCCAAAAACCTATATATTTAAGAATATAGATAAATTTTGAGATAGAAAACAGAGATTGAGAGATGGCTTTGAACTGTGTGGGTATGAATACCTTCACAAAAGAACATGTCCCACACACGCAGCACACAGGCCCACGGTAAGGTGCGTGAAAAGATGCACATGAACCACTCAGTCATGTAGAGAATGGGGTCAATCTTGAACTTCTTAAGGTGACGGTACGCCATTGGACACGTGCGCCGTAACAGGGAGAAGAAGATCTCGCCATCCAGCTGGATCGCTTCCTAAAGGACAGAAATAAGAAGTGAATAAAGGTGAGAAAACTGACATGATGATAAAGACCGACAGGAGTTTGTGCATTCACTCACCAGCCCAGCGCTGTAGTAGCCAGGAAGGTACTTCTCACAAATCTGGACGAGGCACCAAAAAGCTTGCTGtgaaacagaagcaaaacaaaccGTTCAGGTTTAGATTTGAACGCCAACACAAAAGTTTTGGGCTGAAGCAGAACTCTAAGATCAATTCCCAGCTTTGTTTCCTGCTTCTTTTTGGGGCTCTTTTAAAAATAGAACGATCTGCACATTAGTCATTAACTAAATCTTCTCACTCTTcctttttcctgtgtttgttgtgaacAACTGATGACAAGGCCCTGTCGTGATGTAGAGATCGTTCAGCTTTGCAAGCGGGTCTGTTTGGAGCTGAAGCACTAAACATTAAGACAAACAACCCGGTGTAAGAAAGACCAATACTTCATGTAGAAGGATGTGATTCCccaattatttcattttactgtcttCAGACTACACGGggaaacagtaaaaaataatcatatacacacaccgTCCTTGTCCTTCTGTTAAAAAATTTCAGTAGATAAAAATACGATTAcctacacacactacaccacATACATTAAAGCAACTGTCTTACTGTCTTTAAAAATAACACGTCGCTACTTGAGTATCACTACATCACAactctcacattcacacataatGGCACACACCCATTTATATATGGGAGTGGAAGAACTCAGAGATAACTTTAGTCTGGTTAATGATGTTTTAGCTGTGCAACCAGACCTGTTCGCTATCTGCTCCTATTTTTAACTTAGCAGGTAACCTCTATGAAATAAGAACCGAACGAAGTcggttttggttttggttttgtgacgccttctcacacacagagacacacgctcttttttttttccttgttaaCTGCCTCTTGTTTAATGTGTCGGGTGACGAAGATGATTTCTGAGCATTAACTCATCTTCCTGTGTAacatcttttttgtcttttgtccatTGGTGATAACAGATTTTCTGCACGACTGAAATATTTATGAGGCTTGGAAAAGTAATCAGTAATCACAACATTAGTGATACTTGATACTGATAAAAACCTCTTTTCATTTCCCATAGGGAACCTGTCCCCCACCGGCTCAGCCTCTCACCTCAGCAGGCATATGCATGAGCAGCACAGCGGCCACGGGAGCCTGGGCCTGGCAGTATCCCTCATCGGGCCGGTAGATGGTGTAGGCCTTCAGGATCCGGTACAAATCCTGCTGCCTGCAAGAACAAACACCACAGTTATCCAGCAGCCAAATCCACTAAAATACTTAACCAATCAATTCATGCACCGAACGAAACACTGCCAGTTAGTGACTAGATATTATTTGTAGCTTGTATTCAGTGTGCCTGTGTTACTTTTGTGAATCATGTGCAGTTACTCTTATGTAAAATAGGAGGTGGGTTTGTTTACCCATGGCCACCACGAGCTGCAAACATCTCATGGAAGGGGAACTGTCTGTGGAGATCCTTCTCTATAATGTCCAACCATTTAgcctctccctgctctctctccagctcctgcagagacaaaacaagagaCACAAGTTTCAGATAAATACCCAGTAATTCCTGGAATCAATTTCTAAATGAGCCATTAAAGTGGATGAGATTGCAAAGACTTGTGTGAGACCACATTTGAAAGACtaaacaatgaatgaaaaatgaaaaagtacaACAGAAATTCTTCCACAGACAACAGAAACAATACTAAGCTGACCGCTTGGACCCAGACTCAGCTGAGGCCAGACCCCCCTCCAGTGTGAACACGGGGCAGAGCTCTGGCAGGCAGGATTACCGGTCTTAATAAGAGGCTTACAGCTCACTAGGTCTGCGCCTGCGCCCCTTTAGCACCCCTGGAGTTGAAATTGCCCTACTCAGCCACAACTTCCATTTACGATGGTCCCAACTTTGAGCCAGTTACTCAATCATAACACTGTAGCATCTTCACAGTTCTTAAATATTCTCAAACCAACCACAACCAACTTtttatggagagagagaagttcgAGAATTACAAGAGCACATTTGAAGAATAAGAGATCAAGctaaatgttcatgtttttatgcCAGTGCATTTGTGGTGAACTGGCTGGAAGTGAGTTTGGAAGTgagaatctaaaaaaaaaaccaatattGTTGGGACAAAAAAGTTAAAGTCACAGTGATACCTCAAATTTCCCTTTGTTGGCTTCTAGGAGCTCTTGGCTGTTGGATAGCAGCTGCCAGGCTTTGGCTCTGAGAGAAGATGGAATGCCCTTCCTGCAGCGCAACTTTACCTACAACACAGAGGTAAACAGGGTATTAGCTCTGGCATACTGTCAAGTATTAAGGTAAATAAGTGCAATCCAAGTACAtctaaaaaacactgaaacactgccaTTCACACGCAGTTCCgatttctaaataaatataaatcccacaacacaaacatctgaAAGGCTGCCATTCATACCTTCTGGAAGCGATGTTTGATCCACTTATCCCAGTTGTTGAACATATCAATCCATTTAATCTCCCTCTGTCTGGCAACTTCAACTCGAACTTCCTTTTCACTGTAATAGTGAGTAATATAAAATGACACCATCGTTGACAAAACAGGGAGGTAGTCGTTTTCGTTCCATATTCAGAAATATTGCACTCTAATGTCCTTACTGAATCTATTAATATTCTAATGACACAAATGGATTATGTGACTTTCTCTTACACATTCATCTGCACAAAAATGCGCTGAATTGTTCAGTTACAGAATATCCTTAACACTGACCAGAGTGCACTGCCACTACTGCTGGTAAATCaatgaaattttaattattCAACAGTGGAGGAGCAATTAGCTCGCCAGAAAAGTAGAAGCaaatctgaccaaaaaaaaaaaaaaaaaagagaggaagagagcacaTGGGTGTGAGGGGTGataccacagagacacacagtcagTACATATTGAGTCACAAAAAAGCTCTCAGCATTATCTGAGTCAGACCAAGGGGAGATAAAGGACGGACAGATATGTTTAGAGCAgcaaaagaggagaggaagacaggaaagGAAGGGTGAGACCAAGAGGAGATGGAGATATCTTTAGGGCAGATGGATGACAGAGTGAAGAAGATATTCGTGCAAGGCAAAGTGGCCGATTAAAAGGAAGATAGACAGGATTGACATTCATCTGTGTAAACCAATTCTCTGGTCAGTAAACTGCACAGAACCTTAGCGTGAGGCTAAAAGCTAAAAAgggatgtgtgttttttccctccttcataCTGCTAtactgaatatttaaaaatctCTTAAAACTAGCTGTTAAACATTAATTCAAACAGCAGACACGATCAATATTCTGTACATTGGCCAGGAGTGTGAGTGATTGCTTAATGTCCTGATACATACCCGCTTTCACTGTACTGACTCCCGCCTAGGAAGCCATATTTATCAGTGCGTCTGACAGTCAAGCCATTGATCTCTGAGTCTGAGCCCACAGAGCTCCCGTCCTCTCCCAGCCCAGACAGAGACTCAAGCGTCCCAGACATAAGGCTAGCTGACTCCAGGTAGCTGAGGGTATCAGGGGCCGGACGGGTGTTTGGGGTGTGCAGCGGGAGGGCACAGGTTGGCTCATGGATCAGTGGGACAGTAGGGCTGGGGTGCTCAGCTCGCGTCGGGGTGCTGGGCAGCTCTGCTTTCCCTGCTTCGTTAGGAGCGTCAGCCTTCGGGGACAGAGGCGGAGGCTGACTCTGAGGGCTTTGTGCTTGTTGAAGTGGCTGAGGTTTCTCCTCTTCGGCTGATGCTGCCATTTCAGTGGATGCTGGGGGAGCAGGCGCGGGACTGGAACCTGCAGTGGTTTGGGGTTGGTCTGCTGTAAACGGACCACCAGCCATGACAGGATTTGGGTTGTGTGTGACATGTACATTGGGGTAGAGATTAGGACCAGGATTGAGATCAGGAGAGGGGGATGACTGCTGCACTTCACTCTGAGCTGGTGGCTCACTTGTTAGTGCTGGGATCTTTGTTTGAGTATTCGGGAGCTCTGCAGTTGCTGGGTCACTGGGTGTTGTCACCTGCTTAATAACATGAGCTCCAGTTTCTACATCTTTTCCTGTTGATTCCTGTCTCTCTGGAGTAGCTTCAGGTACCAATGGTGGGAGAGGGGTCTCAGCAGTGATTTTGGGAAGACTCAAGGGTGGGTGGGGAGTCACAGGTGAAACCCCTGACTGAGCCATAGAAGTGTTTCCAATCAAAGCTTTGTCATTGTAGAGGGCAGACTTTGGTACAGACTCTGGAACAGGGCTACTGGGAGCAGGGAGGGCTGctgaggatggagggatggagggagctGCATGATCACTCAGTGCAGGTGGTGAAGGAGATAAGGTGGAGAGCTCGGCCATGGTTCCACTCTGATCTCTCCTAtagaaatagagaaaaatgaagGAGATGAGTTTACATTTGCCATAGAACAGCTATCTATTCAGTCATAATTGTAGTAATAAATAACACGCAGGTGTCCGGATAATAAACAATCTCTTCAAAATCTTTAGAgtagacagaaatacaaaacagcTCAACAACAGGTCATGATCCTGGAATCTTTAAAGTTCAACACTTGGCACATCAGTTTAGCAAAGTGTCtatgaaaaacagaatttcatAAGCACTCAACATAAGCACAGAGTTCCTCTTATTAAAACGGCATCCAAATTGGATTAGAGAAGCAGCTAAAGAAGTGAACTGTACTTTGAAATAGTGGAAATTTCTGAGATACAGTGTGCAGGCATATGCACTCCCACATGCAGTTCTTACACTCCCAAAACCCTTCTagatttgttattatttgtaaCGGAAATGTGGTAGAGGTAGCGACCACAATAAATGTGTCAATCTATATTTCCACTTTTGCTACACACATAAGTTTAATATCACACAATAAAATGTCTTTACGCTGGTAAATGTGTGATTAAGCATTAGAAAAGCGTGTGAAAACACTCTATTCTGAGCAGACATCACACTAAAAATCAGTAAGCTTACAACAACTATAATATCCTGCTTTCCCACAGTAGCTCTTTAACGATGGGCTAGGCAGAATGACAGGAACACTGTGGATAGAGCTGCATTAACAGTTTCTTCTACAGATACACCGCTGGCATTTAACGTTATCAACAAAGTGCCCCGTAAAACCATGGTGATCCAGTATTTTGCTGAGGAGGCAGGTTAACATCTGTAGTGGTACTTTCAGACAGTTATCGGTTTCATGCTAGCGTTAATAACACCAGCCACTTTATTGTCACAGCCTCTCTAGAGGCCTCACTCGAAGCGACTCTACTTCCCTATTCAGCACACAGGAGAAACGGTTTACTAATAGCTAATAGTCAACaccctccctgcctgcctgccaggCCCCGGCCGAGCAGCGTCCACGGCCTTGCCCACGCCTCTGCACTGGTCAACTACAACTTCAAATCCGCTTTCTCAACTCACCGACGGCCGGCGTGTCACTGTGGTCCGTCCGCCTGGATAGCCAGGGGGTTGTTGTCCACGCGTCCCCCCGCCACAGCTCCGGTTCCGCAACCTCCTCCGTGAAACGAAAACACTAAAAAAGCGAGACCGGGACAGGAACCGCTGAACGGGGTGAGGACCTGGAAGAGCAGAAGTCCTGCAATCGGCGAGACAGCTAGCTACGTTACCAGCTAGCTAAGTTAGCTTATTTTAGCCTAATATAACTATTAGCATTAGCGCTGATAgtgttctgtttctgttagcCTAGCCAGCTAGCTGAATGTCTCCGTTACCTCGGTTAGACATGCGGACTCGCTGCAGCCACCAAATCCAATCAATTTTCTAAGTAACAGTTTTCATTCTGTAACAAAAGAGgactttctttgtttaatttatCCCAGCACAGCGGCAGCGGTACATCCTACACCAGCCGCTTGCATTTCCTACTGACAGCTACGTGCGTGTTCTCGTCAGCGTCCTCGGGCACACGCACGCAGGAGCCTCCCTTCCACAGCAGAATATGGTATTACACACTCAGTTAAATAGATACGCTTTCTcgactttatattttttttctctaatttaATTTGTGTATAACCATTACGTACATTCATTACTTTCACAGTCTTTCAAAATATTAACTTGTAAagcactgttatttttttctgaggaaTTACAAATAcgtttctttaaaaataaaatagaataaaataaaataaaataaaagatatttCCATAGTTAAATATCTTACCAATACAACCGAAAGGTAAAAACGCTTCTGAGTTAACATAAAAGTATTTcactttaatgttgtgtttttgttgaacCAGTAGATGGCGCAATCCCCTTTCATAACAAGCGTTCTACAGGCCTTTCTGATTAAGGGACGTGGTTATCTACCGTAACATGAATGTTAAATACAGCCatgcaaacaaatacacacacacgcgtttGTACTTATGTTTTTGTGAGGACACAACTCTCGCCCTAACCCTAGACTAGACCTAATTCTGACCTTAACCCAAAACCCATGTCTTAACCGTCAGACAGAGGGTGTGAGGGTGTGTCTGAGGGTGTCCTGGCGTGAGGAATGGGCAAAATGTCTTTAATTTCCAAAGATGTCCTCACTTCTCAGGTCTAAAGCTcaaattggtcctcacaaagatagtcATAtaagtgcacaaacacacctttcATTAGATGCACAGTGAGGCTTGCTTACAGGTGATCACACAGTGATATAACACCTGTATACCAGGTTTTACATTACATAGTTATATGTTATATACATAAGACTTtcagactgttttgttttgtggcgAGCATCAGAGGTTTTCTTTGGTACTCTGAGgtcttgctttctttttcataccAGCAGGCGTGTAAATGTTATGGGCAGTTCCTCGGCTATCCACAGAAATGTGGGGACACCCTGGCATATTGGAACAACAAGAAGTTTTCAGAAGGGAACTCCCATACTCGAAGTCTTACTCATGCAAACAAATACAATCCAGCTGGTTGTCATGGAGTTTAATGACAAGTTTCCACAAGAGTAGAAGCATGAGCCTTTCTACTCTTGTGCTGTAGGTAAACAGAGATCATCATCTCCATAGAAATGTATGGGTAGAGGCTCAGTCACCATGTGGGAATAATAAAAACCCAAGCACATGGAAACAAAGGCAGTGATTTAAGGTTATGAGTCATGTCTCCAGGCTGTACAAACTTTTGTAATGACATACGCTGCACATCATAGTGAAAGAGGTAAATGAAATGACttatggaaagaaaaaataggAACACGCAGCATCTCCATGTTAATTTGCaaaatcacaacaaacaaaagttaaGCAAAATGCTTAACATCATAAATAATCTTTATTTAGAATTACAAAAATTTTACTAACAGGATATATTTCTGACAATGTCATTACAATACATTTAACGTTCTTTAAATTATGCAGCATAAAATACTGATATCATAGATACAAATTACTAAAATACAGGTTTAAAGACCATTTACATGTAGTAAATGCTTATACATTGTGTTTACATTGGTCACAATTGCTGATATTAGACCATCTCAACGTCTTAACTAAAGGCAATTCCTTGGTTAGTTGtatcaataaaacaacaacagactgaatccaacagaaaacattaataaatCTTCTTTGTCAAGGCTGTTAATGAAATTATTTGTACAGATAAAGCACATATATTATGTTTTCTTTATAGCTAAGCTATTAATGCTAGACTAGGATGTTGTCCATACATAACAAATGCATGACTCACAAATTTGCATCAGTTTCTGACATGTGCAGTCAGAACCCAGTGCCTCTGGAATGTAACCTATACAGACAAAACTTGCATTGTATTTTAAACTAAGACTTCTTAAAaccctttttaaaaaagcaccTTTTCATAGCTGTATTGCTGTTTCCCCTCACTACACCCTTTTCCATATCTCCTTACAGATCATTTTGTGGTTGTCCTTGGAACTTCTCGTTTGAAAATTTCTTTGCTACTCGAAGCTGAAATGATTGAATTCTGAATACTGTATGAGGCCGAGAGTCCTGAACTATGACTACATGTCTGAAAGGTTTTAAGACAAATATAGCAGTTTCACCTTCAGTTAGAGGTACAACACACCCTTTTTGAGTTACTGCAGCAACACACTAAAATATCTCACTAACACTACTGCGTGTTGCAGTAGATTAGGTCACATCAGGAGTCTTTGAGTTTATCCAGAGGGAATGTGTTAACCCATTTCTGCGTGCGGGCCCGACACTGGTCCCAGTCATACAGGGGGCGGTACTGGAAGTAATGTAGGGCTTTGTCTGTGCCCACTGTGAAGGAGGTGCAAGCCACTGCCAAGGTGTAACGGTTCAGCAGCGGAGTGTAGTTATATACGGGGCTAAGTATCCAACGGAGCAGGTCATTAACCATGGCCAGGAACCAGACCACCACTGAGGGCATGCGGACTCTTCTGAAGTTAAATGTGGAGAGGAACAGCATGTTGAAATCCTCGTAGCTCTTGTAGGGTGAGTCATCGTAGCAGAAGAAAGCCTCACCCCCGACTTTCTGCGGGCGCTCCCTCAGGGCTCGGGCTGCAAGTACATGCATCCAGGCCACATTGCctagcaacacaaacaaatcgGTGAATGATGGAATAAGTAAATATTTATCTTAGAAATAATATATTATACAATAATAAAAGACACTTCAGTGCCAAAAGAAACATAGCCTGACTACTGATGGAAAAATTAAGTCTGAAGAATGATTAAAATACAACTACTTATAAGTGAGACAAAAAGTTGTCAGTCTGAAGAATGATTTCCTGGCAGTGCCAAATTCTTGATAAATTTGTATAGGTTCATGTCA
The window above is part of the Toxotes jaculatrix isolate fToxJac2 chromosome 18, fToxJac2.pri, whole genome shotgun sequence genome. Proteins encoded here:
- the LOC121198158 gene encoding TBC1 domain family member 10A-like, with protein sequence MAELSTLSPSPPALSDHAAPSIPPSSAALPAPSSPVPESVPKSALYNDKALIGNTSMAQSGVSPVTPHPPLSLPKITAETPLPPLVPEATPERQESTGKDVETGAHVIKQVTTPSDPATAELPNTQTKIPALTSEPPAQSEVQQSSPSPDLNPGPNLYPNVHVTHNPNPVMAGGPFTADQPQTTAGSSPAPAPPASTEMAASAEEEKPQPLQQAQSPQSQPPPLSPKADAPNEAGKAELPSTPTRAEHPSPTVPLIHEPTCALPLHTPNTRPAPDTLSYLESASLMSGTLESLSGLGEDGSSVGSDSEINGLTVRRTDKYGFLGGSQYSESGEKEVRVEVARQREIKWIDMFNNWDKWIKHRFQKVKLRCRKGIPSSLRAKAWQLLSNSQELLEANKGKFEELEREQGEAKWLDIIEKDLHRQFPFHEMFAARGGHGQQDLYRILKAYTIYRPDEGYCQAQAPVAAVLLMHMPAEQAFWCLVQICEKYLPGYYSAGLEAIQLDGEIFFSLLRRTCPMAYRHLKKFKIDPILYMTEWFMCIFSRTLPWACVLRVWDMFFCEGVKIVFRVGLVLLKQMLGSVDKLRELQGMYETMERLRNISPDTIREDIMVQEIIMLPVTEALIERECSVQVRKWRESRGELTHQPGRRLHGTRAIFEHKRRAAAISSGGSFSFLGSSAPAPGPLRASSSLLSLPGFRKSKVPFHTQTKKGSFSGPSGMEGLLPQSAPAVTSSPGRGPSHKPPIPPGAGQKASAPHVQSPLVGSAAGSSRGPSEGTSAQGPPEASVPAQSAPPPPPPSTLAPSPKIVSEQITPTIPSPTANNAPLPPCPDSKKEAVSAAGATTGEEEGKKKKKSKEGKKKEKEDEKKKLKEKKEKEKAEKERLKKEKERLEKERKKGGKKKDKGGGEAEDKNGAAAATDSA